A region from the Pseudonocardia petroleophila genome encodes:
- a CDS encoding type IV secretory system conjugative DNA transfer family protein, producing the protein MNLFLVLVVLVVAAGVLWRRGSAAYALLCVLLAGFPAWALLRQLPWWAYLIAAVVGAAVGWHHLSRSAALVTRWSGQSRRKAGVASTLDVLRHASARAMRRRAATVRPSLAELGRWARWRLPVVEVAIELCRTGWLTVWSPIEDVVMIFGGPRTGKTGWLAGRILDAPGAVLVTSTRTDLYELCAPLRARRGPVYVFNPVGLGGKAFASTITFDPLTGCTDPVAASERATDMIAAVSRAGGGGDREFWNGQARRVLTALLHAAALGGKSIHEVGRWVANADEAAREVPGFLRRSGTQAFEQDLAQFLGTNTNTRTSITSTVAPALGWLNHPDAARSAKTGAGGGFDVERLLAERATVFLLGGEETQTGPLVCALTGHIAREARRLAAGSAKGRLDPNLTLALDEAALISPVPLESWTADMGGRGVTIIAAFQSRAQLLARWGEHNTATILNNCGAVLVFGGTRDRDDLQFWSTLAGERDEPTLTTDMHGRVASRTTRRVPVLPAAQLANLPAGRVMLIRRGLAPVIGRVQMAWQRRDVRLLAFQIAHPALADRLGRWSASTRRGWAYLTGPLVAGLQWTHSAARRRWRAVGAGFARALRWVLGSTGQTGARHVPVDLDPPTVELPAPAAHTSNGHSHAHTTGGAP; encoded by the coding sequence ATGAACCTGTTCCTGGTGCTCGTGGTCTTGGTGGTCGCGGCCGGGGTGCTGTGGCGGCGCGGCTCGGCCGCCTACGCCCTGCTGTGCGTCCTGCTGGCAGGGTTCCCGGCGTGGGCCCTGCTGCGTCAACTCCCGTGGTGGGCCTACCTGATCGCCGCCGTGGTCGGCGCGGCGGTGGGGTGGCATCACCTGTCCCGCTCGGCCGCGCTGGTGACCCGCTGGTCCGGCCAGTCCCGACGTAAGGCCGGCGTCGCCTCCACCCTCGACGTCCTGCGCCACGCCTCCGCCCGCGCCATGCGCCGACGGGCCGCAACCGTGCGGCCGTCGCTGGCCGAGCTGGGCCGGTGGGCGCGGTGGCGGCTCCCGGTGGTCGAGGTCGCGATCGAGCTGTGCCGGACGGGTTGGTTGACGGTGTGGTCGCCGATCGAGGACGTCGTCATGATCTTCGGTGGGCCCCGGACCGGGAAGACCGGGTGGCTGGCCGGGCGGATCCTCGACGCCCCCGGCGCCGTCCTGGTCACTTCCACCCGCACCGATCTGTACGAGCTGTGCGCACCGCTGCGCGCCCGGCGCGGACCGGTGTACGTGTTCAACCCGGTCGGGCTCGGCGGGAAGGCGTTCGCTTCCACGATCACCTTCGACCCGCTGACCGGCTGCACGGATCCGGTGGCCGCGTCGGAACGGGCCACGGACATGATCGCCGCGGTCTCCCGGGCCGGCGGGGGTGGGGACCGGGAATTCTGGAACGGCCAGGCCCGCCGCGTGCTGACCGCGCTGCTGCACGCCGCGGCCCTAGGCGGGAAGTCCATCCACGAGGTGGGCCGCTGGGTCGCCAACGCCGACGAGGCGGCCCGGGAGGTGCCGGGGTTCCTGCGCCGGTCGGGGACGCAGGCGTTCGAGCAGGACCTGGCCCAATTCCTGGGCACGAACACGAACACGCGGACGTCGATCACCTCGACCGTGGCGCCGGCGTTGGGGTGGCTCAATCATCCCGACGCCGCACGCTCGGCGAAGACTGGCGCCGGCGGCGGGTTCGACGTCGAGCGGCTGCTGGCCGAGCGGGCGACGGTGTTCCTGCTCGGCGGGGAGGAGACCCAGACCGGTCCGTTGGTGTGTGCGCTGACCGGGCACATCGCCCGCGAGGCCCGCCGCCTCGCCGCCGGCAGCGCGAAGGGCCGGCTCGACCCGAACTTGACGTTGGCACTCGACGAGGCGGCGCTGATCTCCCCGGTCCCGCTGGAGAGCTGGACCGCGGACATGGGCGGGCGGGGCGTCACCATCATCGCCGCCTTCCAGTCCCGCGCGCAGCTTCTCGCGCGGTGGGGGGAGCACAACACCGCCACGATCCTGAACAACTGCGGCGCGGTGCTGGTGTTCGGCGGCACCCGCGACCGCGACGACCTCCAGTTCTGGTCCACCCTGGCCGGGGAGCGCGACGAACCGACCCTGACCACCGACATGCACGGCCGGGTCGCGTCGCGGACGACCCGACGGGTGCCGGTGCTCCCGGCGGCGCAGCTCGCGAACCTGCCCGCGGGCCGGGTGATGTTGATTCGCCGTGGCCTGGCCCCCGTGATCGGGCGGGTGCAGATGGCGTGGCAGCGCCGCGACGTCCGGCTGCTCGCCTTCCAGATCGCGCACCCCGCGCTGGCCGACCGCCTCGGCCGCTGGTCCGCGTCGACGCGCCGCGGATGGGCGTACCTGACCGGGCCCCTGGTCGCGGGGCTGCAGTGGACCCATTCCGCTGCCCGGCGGAGGTGGCGCGCCGTCGGTGCCGGGTTCGCGCGGGCCTTGCGCTGGGTGCTGGGCAGCACCGGCCAGACCGGAGCGCGCCACGTCCCGGTCGATCTCGACCCGCCCACGGTCGAACTGCCCGCCCCGGCCGCGCACACCAGCAACGGCCACTCCCACGCCCACACCACCGGAGGTGCCCCGTGA
- a CDS encoding uracil-DNA glycosylase: MTDEVSAVARAIVSCTRCPRLVAWRTETAGPAGVGSPVAGFGDPQAGVFLLGMATAAAGGNCTGRAFTGNRSARTLVAALHRAGFANQPTSEHVGDGLRLDRAWMASAVRCPPPGNRPLAAERDACLGHLRAELAALGRVRVVVCLGVFAWDAALRCVDADPRPRFRHGREHVGPDGLVVLGCYHPSPQNTATGLLTPPMLDAVLHRARELMV, translated from the coding sequence GTGACAGACGAGGTGTCCGCGGTGGCGCGGGCGATCGTGTCCTGCACCCGGTGCCCGCGCCTGGTCGCCTGGCGGACCGAGACGGCCGGGCCGGCCGGGGTGGGTTCGCCGGTCGCGGGTTTCGGCGATCCGCAGGCCGGGGTGTTCCTGCTGGGTATGGCCACCGCCGCGGCCGGGGGCAACTGCACCGGCCGAGCGTTCACCGGCAACCGTTCGGCCCGCACGCTCGTCGCCGCCTTGCACCGGGCGGGCTTCGCGAACCAACCCACCTCCGAACACGTGGGCGACGGCCTGCGGCTGGACCGGGCATGGATGGCGTCCGCGGTGCGCTGCCCGCCGCCGGGCAACCGCCCGCTCGCCGCCGAACGGGACGCGTGCCTGGGGCACCTGCGGGCCGAGCTGGCCGCGCTGGGGCGGGTGCGGGTCGTGGTGTGCCTGGGTGTGTTCGCCTGGGACGCCGCGCTGCGCTGCGTGGACGCCGACCCGCGGCCGCGGTTCCGACACGGCCGCGAGCATGTCGGCCCCGATGGGCTGGTCGTACTGGGCTGCTACCACCCGAGCCCGCAGAACACCGCGACCGGCCTGCTGACCCCCCCGATGCTCGACGCGGTGCTGCACCGGGCGCGGGAACTGATGGTTTGA
- a CDS encoding WhiB family transcriptional regulator has protein sequence MSAPATRTTRREPVGGHVRPEDFRHRAACRSVNPEIFFPAAVAGPEFEAQVSVAKAVCAGCPVREQCLTWALRHQPDGIAGQMTEHERRQELARRRERRRGRLPRPRTPQRPVNASRAEVAEAGRAAIAAGMSVRDAAGEFLVSARTAGRWARSIHSTTSSECPTHVGEGSTGGHRAPLQISHTATQAGTRAEGTRS, from the coding sequence ATGAGCGCCCCGGCGACGAGGACGACCCGGCGCGAGCCAGTCGGCGGCCACGTGCGGCCGGAGGACTTCCGGCACCGAGCGGCCTGCAGGTCGGTCAATCCAGAAATTTTCTTTCCCGCAGCGGTAGCCGGCCCGGAGTTCGAGGCGCAGGTGTCGGTCGCGAAGGCCGTGTGCGCTGGCTGCCCGGTGCGGGAGCAGTGCCTGACCTGGGCGCTGAGACACCAGCCGGACGGGATCGCGGGCCAGATGACCGAGCACGAACGCCGCCAGGAGTTGGCCCGGCGCCGCGAGCGGCGGCGGGGCCGGCTCCCGCGGCCACGAACCCCGCAGCGCCCGGTGAATGCGTCACGCGCGGAGGTCGCCGAGGCCGGACGGGCCGCGATCGCGGCCGGGATGTCGGTGCGGGACGCGGCGGGGGAGTTCCTGGTCTCCGCCCGCACCGCGGGTCGCTGGGCCCGCTCCATCCACAGCACGACGTCGAGCGAGTGTCCGACCCACGTGGGGGAGGGGAGCACCGGCGGCCACCGGGCTCCCCTCCAGATCTCCCACACAGCAACCCAGGCAGGGACACGAGCGGAAGGGACCCGATCCTAG
- a CDS encoding helix-turn-helix domain-containing protein produces the protein MTNPRKFYSVAEVADMFGMSPMTVYRAISAGEFPAVRIRGRLIVPAKAIDAMAEIATVEQTVVDVAGWVS, from the coding sequence GTGACGAATCCCCGCAAGTTCTACAGCGTGGCCGAGGTCGCGGACATGTTCGGCATGTCGCCGATGACCGTGTACCGGGCCATCTCGGCCGGAGAGTTCCCCGCCGTCCGCATCCGCGGCCGGCTGATCGTCCCGGCGAAGGCCATCGACGCCATGGCGGAGATCGCCACCGTCGAGCAGACCGTCGTCGACGTCGCCGGGTGGGTGAGCTAG
- a CDS encoding LysR family transcriptional regulator: MVLSPHVPELSSLELLTTVAHTGSLGATGRELGLTQQAVSARIRTVERLIGVALLHRGPRGSRLTDAGRLVVDWAAPVLHAAAALDAGIDSLRERRDDHLTIAASYTVAEYLLPGWLVALSTEQAAAGLPRTAVHLAVHNSEQVVTEVLDGRTELGFVEGPDLPAGLAHRVVARDELVVVVPPGHPWTRRPPGPRDLAATPLVAREAGSGTRRAYERAVAPATPAPPAVELSSTSAIRGAVLAGAGPAVLSDLAVHDDLATGRLVAVPVPGLALDRTLSAVWPDGSTPTGPARDLLRIATHGR, encoded by the coding sequence GTGGTGCTGTCCCCGCACGTCCCCGAGCTGAGCTCGCTGGAACTGCTGACCACCGTGGCGCACACCGGCAGCCTCGGAGCGACCGGACGCGAGCTCGGGCTGACCCAGCAGGCCGTGTCGGCCCGCATCCGCACCGTGGAACGCCTCATCGGGGTCGCGCTGCTGCACCGCGGGCCCCGCGGCAGCCGCCTCACCGACGCCGGACGGCTGGTCGTGGACTGGGCCGCGCCGGTCCTACACGCCGCCGCCGCACTCGACGCCGGCATCGACTCCCTGCGCGAACGCCGCGACGACCACCTCACGATCGCCGCCAGCTACACCGTCGCGGAGTACCTGCTCCCCGGCTGGCTCGTCGCTCTGTCCACCGAGCAGGCCGCAGCCGGCCTGCCCCGCACCGCCGTGCACCTTGCCGTCCACAACAGCGAGCAGGTCGTCACTGAGGTCCTCGACGGCCGCACCGAGCTGGGCTTCGTCGAGGGCCCCGATCTCCCCGCCGGGCTCGCCCATCGGGTCGTCGCCCGCGACGAGCTCGTCGTCGTCGTCCCGCCGGGTCACCCGTGGACCCGGCGGCCGCCCGGCCCCAGGGACCTCGCCGCCACCCCGCTGGTCGCCCGCGAGGCCGGCTCCGGCACCCGCAGGGCCTACGAACGGGCCGTCGCCCCCGCCACGCCGGCTCCGCCCGCGGTCGAGCTCTCCTCCACCTCCGCGATCCGGGGCGCCGTGCTCGCCGGGGCCGGTCCCGCGGTCCTGTCCGACCTCGCCGTCCACGACGACCTGGCCACCGGCCGCCTCGTCGCCGTCCCGGTCCCCGGCCTCGCCCTCGACAGGACGCTGTCCGCGGTCTGGCCCGACGGCTCCACCCCCACCGGCCCGGCCCGTGACCTGCTTCGCATCGCCACCCACGGCCGCTGA
- the mobF gene encoding MobF family relaxase, protein MLRISPGYSPEYLLREVATGRENYYTGAVAEGEPPGRWWGAGAEKLGLTGLVDAQDMRAVYERFLDPRAEGFKDKEQWDSVPTLGHTGRAYQSEDDLYALAIEREPDASAERRVELRTEAGKAARHNVAFLDLTVSVQKSITLIHTAFEAEEVKARNAGDEDAAAAWGEFRQAVEDAVWAGNYAALEYMAEKAGYSRVGHHGGAAGRFVDAHDLVVASFLQHDSRDRDPQLHIHNTVLNRVEGPDGTWRTLDSRALHKWRPAAAAVAERTTEERLTHTLGMLLATRPDGKAREVIGVSAEAMSLISSRRHAVTAKAAELIEAFETKHGRAPNGLERDRLSQQATLMTRAAKSHDGETREQLLDRIDARLRADIDGGLSGVALAALAARENVPTPQAWSPQAVMETALADVQQRKAGWSEPDLIRAVNAALPDYLGTPDGADVKTLLDQLAAEALTYAAPLDAPRPGDDQLPDGLRLANGRSAYEAPGARLYATPDHVRTERALVNARTSEDAAALPRPVAQRFLDGLRESGLELGVDQAAAVRGVLTSGARVESLVGPAGTGKSFVVGTLARAWTDPELTGGPQRRVFGLATSQMATDVLAGEGLTTRNVARWLATQDRFTAGAAESRALDEDAPWRLREGDLVVVDESAMTDTPALAAIHRHAAAAGAKLLLVGDHRQLAAVGAGGGMELLATAGARYELAEARRFTAEWEREASLRLRSGDDGVLREYHQHGRLRDAGTREQAESAAAGAWLADTLAGHRSLLLVDTNEQATRLSAELRAELVRLGKVDEHGVPLGMQGTYAGVGDLVQARRNGWDLAGHEGNRRGPINRETYRVQAVRDDGALEVARITGHGADGEVLGEPIVLPAGYVSEHLSLGYASTVHAAQGVTVDTSHSVITSRTGPAALYVGMSRGRDANTAHVATVTVVEDAAQGRDEHALHRDPVAVLSGIFDDYDQAIARSALATATESADEAGTVRTAAELLADAAQLAATERTATWLDQLADEQIITPEQRARIAAEDGAASLTRVLRRAELAGHDPHQVLHDAVADRPLDGARNTTNVIYSRITDGRSFDPVGEAWTSWTPQTDNREWATYLEALAADADRRAAELGREAAAERPAWAVEALGPVPAEPGPARDEWEQQAGLVASYRELRRHDDHAEALGPAPKPGQVEAYAAYRAAWRALGRPEIEREETEMSDGQLRMRVRAWEREQAWGPRYVGNELAGTHQAAATHRQNAALRAAEAAATPDAEPRSELERAAAQAAALADTLDARAAELQQLDDARARWLVHTAWTRGAADRSKAELAVRHTDDAEPEERVTAEEWLDAHREATAEDDVHREITEADVVNDHMDEQAPTRDVTETGVLDIREAATAEPPQRGEDAVRVPSAAETADSTKRAQRTLAEITAREAVDAHEVEQQRAEELTRWHAADEAAREEKTAEYSDVDDYMTGLDRADVP, encoded by the coding sequence ATGTTGAGGATCTCGCCCGGCTACAGCCCCGAGTACCTGCTGCGTGAGGTCGCGACCGGCCGGGAGAACTACTACACCGGCGCCGTAGCCGAGGGCGAGCCTCCGGGCCGCTGGTGGGGCGCCGGAGCCGAGAAGCTCGGCCTCACCGGGCTCGTCGACGCCCAGGACATGCGCGCGGTCTACGAGCGGTTCCTCGACCCGCGGGCCGAGGGGTTCAAGGACAAGGAGCAGTGGGACAGCGTGCCAACGCTCGGCCATACCGGCCGCGCGTACCAGTCCGAGGACGACTTGTACGCCCTGGCGATTGAACGCGAGCCGGACGCCAGCGCTGAACGCCGCGTTGAACTCCGTACGGAGGCGGGCAAGGCGGCCCGGCACAACGTCGCCTTCTTGGACCTGACGGTCAGCGTCCAGAAGTCCATCACACTCATCCACACGGCGTTCGAGGCCGAGGAGGTAAAGGCCCGCAACGCCGGTGACGAGGACGCCGCGGCGGCGTGGGGTGAGTTCCGGCAGGCCGTCGAGGACGCGGTGTGGGCGGGCAACTACGCCGCGCTGGAGTACATGGCAGAGAAGGCCGGCTACTCTCGCGTCGGGCACCACGGCGGCGCCGCGGGCCGGTTCGTCGACGCGCACGACCTGGTCGTCGCGTCGTTCCTCCAGCACGACTCGCGCGACCGAGACCCGCAGCTGCACATCCACAACACGGTCCTCAACCGCGTCGAAGGCCCGGACGGGACGTGGCGCACCCTCGACTCCCGCGCGCTGCACAAGTGGCGCCCGGCCGCCGCCGCGGTCGCCGAGCGCACCACCGAGGAGCGGCTCACACACACGCTCGGGATGCTGCTCGCGACCCGCCCGGACGGAAAGGCGCGCGAGGTGATCGGGGTGTCGGCCGAGGCGATGAGCCTGATCAGCTCGCGCCGGCACGCGGTGACGGCGAAAGCCGCCGAGCTGATCGAGGCCTTCGAGACGAAACACGGGCGCGCCCCCAACGGGTTGGAGCGCGACCGGTTGTCCCAGCAGGCGACGCTGATGACCCGCGCGGCGAAGTCGCACGACGGTGAGACCCGCGAGCAGCTGCTCGACCGGATCGACGCCCGGTTGCGCGCCGACATCGACGGCGGCCTGTCCGGCGTCGCGCTGGCCGCGCTCGCAGCGCGGGAGAACGTGCCGACGCCGCAGGCATGGTCCCCGCAGGCGGTGATGGAGACCGCCCTCGCCGACGTGCAGCAGCGCAAGGCCGGCTGGAGCGAGCCGGATCTCATCCGTGCCGTCAACGCCGCCCTGCCCGACTACCTCGGCACCCCGGACGGCGCGGACGTCAAGACGCTGCTCGACCAGCTCGCCGCCGAGGCGTTGACGTACGCCGCCCCACTCGACGCGCCGCGCCCCGGTGACGATCAACTCCCCGACGGGCTGCGGCTGGCGAACGGGCGGTCCGCCTACGAGGCGCCCGGCGCGCGGCTCTACGCCACCCCGGACCACGTCCGTACCGAACGGGCACTGGTGAACGCGCGCACGAGCGAAGACGCAGCCGCGCTGCCGCGGCCGGTCGCTCAGCGCTTCCTCGATGGGCTGCGCGAGTCCGGGCTCGAGCTCGGCGTCGACCAGGCCGCCGCCGTCCGCGGCGTGCTCACCAGCGGCGCGCGAGTCGAGTCGCTCGTCGGCCCGGCCGGCACCGGGAAGTCGTTCGTCGTCGGCACGCTCGCGCGCGCCTGGACCGACCCGGAGCTGACCGGCGGTCCGCAGCGGCGGGTCTTCGGACTGGCGACGTCCCAGATGGCGACCGATGTGCTGGCGGGGGAGGGGCTCACCACCCGCAACGTCGCGCGTTGGCTCGCGACGCAGGACCGCTTCACCGCTGGTGCTGCCGAGAGCCGCGCGCTCGACGAGGACGCACCATGGCGGCTGCGGGAGGGCGACCTCGTCGTCGTCGACGAGTCGGCCATGACCGACACGCCGGCCCTGGCCGCGATCCACCGCCACGCCGCCGCCGCCGGCGCGAAGCTGCTGCTCGTCGGCGACCACCGCCAGCTCGCCGCCGTCGGCGCGGGTGGCGGGATGGAGCTGCTCGCCACGGCCGGCGCACGCTACGAACTCGCCGAGGCCCGCCGATTCACCGCGGAGTGGGAACGCGAGGCGTCGCTGCGGCTGCGGTCCGGCGACGACGGCGTGCTACGCGAGTACCACCAGCACGGCCGGCTCCGCGACGCCGGTACCCGCGAGCAGGCCGAGTCGGCCGCCGCCGGCGCGTGGCTCGCCGACACCCTCGCCGGGCATCGCTCCCTGCTGCTCGTCGACACCAACGAACAGGCCACGCGCCTCTCGGCCGAGCTGCGCGCGGAGCTCGTCCGCCTGGGCAAGGTCGACGAGCACGGCGTTCCGCTGGGGATGCAGGGCACGTACGCCGGGGTCGGTGACCTGGTCCAGGCCCGCCGCAACGGGTGGGACCTCGCCGGGCACGAGGGTAACCGTCGCGGCCCGATCAATCGCGAGACCTACCGCGTGCAGGCCGTCCGCGACGACGGCGCCCTCGAGGTCGCCCGAATCACCGGACACGGCGCCGACGGCGAGGTGCTGGGCGAGCCGATCGTCCTGCCTGCCGGCTACGTCAGTGAGCACCTCTCGCTCGGCTACGCGTCCACGGTGCACGCCGCGCAGGGCGTCACCGTCGACACCAGCCACAGCGTGATCACCTCCCGCACCGGTCCGGCGGCGCTCTACGTCGGCATGTCCCGCGGCCGCGACGCCAACACCGCGCACGTCGCCACCGTGACCGTTGTAGAGGACGCCGCGCAGGGCCGCGACGAGCACGCCCTGCACCGCGACCCCGTCGCCGTCCTGTCCGGCATCTTCGACGACTACGACCAGGCCATCGCGCGGTCCGCGCTCGCGACGGCGACCGAGTCCGCCGACGAGGCCGGCACCGTCCGCACCGCGGCCGAGCTGCTCGCCGACGCCGCGCAACTCGCGGCCACCGAGCGCACCGCGACGTGGCTCGACCAGCTTGCTGACGAGCAGATCATCACCCCCGAGCAGCGCGCGCGGATCGCCGCCGAGGACGGTGCCGCGTCCCTGACCCGCGTTCTGCGCCGCGCCGAGCTCGCCGGCCACGACCCGCACCAGGTCCTCCACGACGCCGTGGCCGACCGACCGCTCGACGGCGCCCGCAACACCACGAACGTGATCTACAGCCGGATCACCGACGGCAGGAGCTTCGACCCGGTGGGGGAGGCGTGGACCAGCTGGACCCCGCAGACGGACAACCGCGAGTGGGCGACCTACCTCGAAGCCCTAGCCGCCGACGCGGACCGCCGCGCCGCCGAACTGGGCCGCGAGGCGGCCGCGGAGCGGCCGGCCTGGGCGGTCGAGGCGCTCGGTCCGGTCCCGGCCGAGCCCGGCCCGGCGCGCGACGAGTGGGAGCAGCAAGCCGGACTTGTCGCGTCCTATCGGGAACTACGGCGCCACGACGACCACGCCGAGGCGCTCGGCCCGGCGCCCAAGCCGGGCCAGGTCGAGGCGTACGCCGCCTATCGGGCCGCGTGGCGTGCGCTGGGCCGCCCGGAGATCGAGCGCGAGGAGACGGAGATGTCCGATGGACAGCTCCGGATGCGCGTTCGGGCGTGGGAACGGGAGCAGGCGTGGGGGCCGCGGTACGTCGGCAACGAACTCGCCGGCACCCATCAGGCCGCAGCGACCCACCGCCAGAACGCCGCTCTCCGAGCCGCCGAGGCCGCCGCGACACCCGACGCCGAGCCGCGGTCTGAGCTGGAACGCGCCGCCGCCCAAGCCGCGGCGCTCGCCGACACGCTCGACGCCCGCGCCGCCGAGCTGCAGCAGCTCGACGACGCTCGCGCGCGGTGGCTTGTCCACACCGCATGGACCCGCGGGGCCGCCGACCGCTCCAAGGCCGAACTCGCGGTGCGGCATACCGACGACGCCGAGCCGGAGGAGCGAGTCACCGCCGAGGAATGGCTCGATGCGCACCGCGAGGCGACAGCCGAGGACGACGTGCACCGCGAGATCACCGAGGCTGACGTCGTCAACGATCACATGGACGAGCAGGCGCCGACCCGCGATGTCACCGAAACCGGTGTGTTGGACATCCGCGAGGCGGCTACAGCTGAACCTCCGCAGCGAGGTGAGGACGCCGTGCGGGTCCCGTCAGCGGCCGAGACCGCGGACTCGACCAAGCGCGCTCAGCGCACGCTGGCCGAGATCACCGCACGCGAGGCCGTCGACGCCCATGAGGTCGAGCAGCAGCGTGCCGAGGAACTCACCCGCTGGCACGCGGCCGATGAGGCAGCACGCGAGGAAAAGACGGCCGAGTACAGCGACGTCGACGACTACATGACCGGCCTCGACCGGGCGGACGTGCCGTGA
- a CDS encoding TDT family transporter, with protein sequence MTTFVPIPPTATPHPLHRIGLFGDLDHPRQVIAHLGPNWYASIMGTGIVANAAVTLPLQFVGLRAAATVVWGIASVMLVALTAAWAAHWIRHPGTARGHAANPVMAQFYGAPPMALLTVGAGTLLLGKDMLGESLAVHIDWVLWTLGTVAGLASAVVIPFLMITRHELGSDSVFGGWLMPVVPPMVSAATGALLIPHVAPGQARLSLLLACYAMFGLSLLASLMITTLILYRLAVHGTGPAATVPTMWIVLGWLGQSITAVNLLGGVAHLALPVPLSTALEVFGVVYGVPVFGFTLLWIALAVAVTVHTVRAGMPFSLTWWSFTFPVGTVVTGTSALALHTGDTVLAVLAVLFYVGLLGAWATVATRTARGSARGGLFLPPAPA encoded by the coding sequence ATGACCACGTTCGTCCCCATACCGCCCACGGCCACCCCGCACCCGCTGCACCGGATCGGCCTGTTCGGCGACCTGGACCATCCCCGACAGGTCATCGCCCACCTCGGACCGAACTGGTACGCCTCGATCATGGGTACCGGGATCGTCGCCAACGCGGCGGTGACGTTGCCGCTGCAGTTCGTCGGCCTGCGCGCAGCGGCCACGGTGGTGTGGGGGATCGCCTCGGTCATGCTGGTCGCGCTCACTGCCGCCTGGGCGGCGCACTGGATCCGCCACCCCGGGACCGCGCGTGGTCACGCGGCGAACCCGGTGATGGCGCAGTTCTACGGCGCGCCGCCGATGGCGCTGCTGACCGTCGGCGCCGGCACGCTGCTGCTGGGCAAGGACATGCTGGGGGAGAGCCTGGCCGTGCACATCGACTGGGTGCTGTGGACGCTGGGCACCGTGGCGGGTCTGGCCAGCGCGGTGGTGATCCCGTTCCTGATGATCACCCGTCACGAGCTGGGGTCGGACTCGGTCTTCGGTGGCTGGCTGATGCCGGTGGTCCCGCCGATGGTCTCCGCGGCCACCGGTGCGCTGCTGATCCCCCACGTCGCGCCGGGGCAGGCCCGGCTGTCGCTGCTGCTGGCCTGCTACGCGATGTTCGGGCTCAGCCTGCTCGCCTCGCTGATGATCACCACGTTGATCCTCTACCGGCTGGCCGTGCACGGCACCGGCCCGGCCGCGACGGTGCCGACGATGTGGATCGTGCTGGGGTGGCTCGGGCAGTCGATCACGGCGGTGAACCTGCTCGGCGGGGTGGCGCACCTGGCCCTGCCCGTTCCGCTGTCCACGGCGCTGGAGGTGTTCGGGGTGGTCTACGGGGTGCCGGTGTTCGGGTTCACGCTGCTGTGGATCGCGCTGGCCGTCGCGGTCACCGTGCACACCGTTCGGGCGGGGATGCCGTTCTCGTTGACCTGGTGGTCGTTCACGTTCCCGGTGGGCACGGTCGTCACAGGTACCAGCGCGCTGGCCCTGCACACCGGGGATACGGTTCTGGCCGTGCTCGCCGTCCTGTTCTATGTCGGACTGCTCGGCGCGTGGGCCACCGTCGCGACCCGGACGGCCCGGGGCAGTGCCCGCGGAGGCCTGTTCCTGCCCCCGGCCCCGGCGTGA